One part of the Rutidosis leptorrhynchoides isolate AG116_Rl617_1_P2 chromosome 1, CSIRO_AGI_Rlap_v1, whole genome shotgun sequence genome encodes these proteins:
- the LOC139888093 gene encoding uncharacterized protein, protein MASYLLSYDSDSEDERIIALIQHLEDDDDEVESDRVPRSRIYIPRNREEAGEDLWKDYFSDTPVFPPYKFKRRFRMRIELFLRISQGISNFDSHDTPEHFRFFRERFDAIGRPTFTILQKMTSALRQLAYGTAADMFDEYLKMSEQTSILCLDNFCKCIITLYKERYMRSPNAYDVQRLYSKHEEKHCHTP, encoded by the coding sequence ATGGCATCGTATTTACTTAGTTACGATTCCGATTCGGAAGACGAGCGTATTATTGCACTAATTCAACATttagaagatgatgatgacgaaGTCGAATCCGACCGTGTTCCAAGATCAcgaatttatattccaagaaatCGTGAAGAAGCCGGAGAAGACTTATGGAAGGATTATTTTAGTGACACACCCGTGTTTCCGCCATATAAATTTAAAAGGCGTTTTCGTATGCGGATTGAACTATTTCTCCGAATATCGCAAGGTATTTCTAATTTCGATTCTCATGATACTCCCGAGCATTTTAGATTTTTTAGGGAACGTTTTGATGCTAtcggtcggccgacttttacaatatTGCAAAAAATGACTTCGGCTCTACGCCAATTGGCGTATGGAACTGCCGCCGATATGTTTGATGAATATTTAAAAATGAGTGAGCAAACCTCAATACTTTGTTTAGATAACTTTTGTAAATGTATTATTACATTATACAAAGAACGTTACATGAGATCTCCCAATGCATACGATGTTCAACGTTTATATAGTAAACATGAAGAGAAAcattgtcacaccccctaa